CTTTCTTGAGTTAGATTTTAATCTTAACACAATATTTGTATTGTGTCAACTAGGAATTTCATAATGAAAAGTTTCTATCGAAATATTATAAACTAAGAAAACCTATATTAAAACTCATTAACTAAAGTTTCTCTTATTTTTATATAATAGCCTGAAAGTAGAACTTTCATGCTCGTTATAAAAAACAAACACATATGATGTATCTGCAATATCATATGTGTTTGAATATCCATAATTATATTGTTTCATTGTTAGTATGATAGTGACTAAAAATACTCTTATTTCTCTATTGGCTTCATCGTAGGGAATAGTATTATGTCTCTAATAGATGCTGAATTAGTAAGTAGCATTATTAATCTATCTACACCTATTCCTAATCCACCTGTAGGTGGAAGCCCTACTTCTAAAGCGTTGACAAAGTCTTCATCCATTGGGTGAGCCTCTTCGTCACCTGATTCACGTTGTTTAAGCTGTTCTTCAAATCTTTGTTTTTGATCTATTGGGTCATTTAATTCAGAGAAAGCATTAGCAATCTCCCAAGTATTTACAAAGGCCTCAAATCTATTTGTAATTAAAGGATTGTATGGATTCCTCTTAGCTAGTGGTGAAACCTCCACAGGATGATGTAATACAAAGGTTGGCTGTACTAAGTCTTTTTCACAGAACTCTTCAAATGCTAAATTAACAAGATGTCCCTTTGTCATATGCCCTTCGACTTCTAAATGCAACTGCTCCTTTGCAACCTTTCTAGCCTCTTCATCACTTTCTAGACCATAAAAATCCACACCAGTTTTTTCTTTAACTAGGTCATGCATTGATGCTCTTCTCCAAGGCGGTTTGAAGTCTATTTCTGTTCCTTGATATTCTACTAAAGTAGAGCCATTCACTTCTTCAGCACAATATGCAACAAGCTCTTCTGTAATTCTCATCATATCCTCGTAGTCTTCATATGCAGAATATAACTCTATATTTGTAAATTCTGGGTTATGTTTGATGGATATACCTTCGTTTCTAAACATTTTTCCCATCTCATAAACCTTGTCAAATCCACCTACTATAAGTCTTTTTAGATAAAGCTCATTAGCTATTCTTAATTGCATATCTAAATCTAGAGTATTGTGATGAGTAAGGAATGGTCTAGCAGCCGCTCCTCCAGCAACTGTAGTGAGTATAGGTGTTTCTACCTCCAAATATCCTCTCTCGTCTAAAAATCTTCTTATAGCTTTTATAATTTTATTTCTTTTTATGAATGTTTGCTTAACTTCTGGATTCATTATTAAGTCAACATATCTTTGTCTATATCTTAAGTCAGGGTCCTTTAAACCGTGAAACTTTTCAGGCAGAATCTGAAGAGATTTTGACAATAGAGTGATTTTTTTAGCTTTTATAGAGATTTCTCCTGTTTTAGTCTTAAAAACTTCTCCTTCTACACCTACTATATCCCCTATATCATAGGTACTAAACAACTCATATTCTTCCTGTCCTACTACATCCACCTTAACAAATACTTGTATCCTTCCTTGACTGTCTTGAACATCTGCAAAACTAGCCTTACCATGACCTCTTTTAGTCATAATCCTTCCAGCTATAGATACTTCTTTTCCTTCCATTTCCTCAAAGTTTTCTTTAATTCTGCTACTATAGTCTGTTACATTATACTTTTCTATTAGAAATGGGTCTTTTCCAATTTCTCTTAGATGCTTTAGTTTCTCTCGTCTAATAAGTAGTAATTCACTAAGGTTATTTTCCTCATTAATCATTTGACCGCCTCCTAGTAAACTCCTAGTACAATAGTTATCTACTAATAGACACTATTTCGTACTTTATCACTCCATCTGGAACTTGTACTTCTACTATATCACCAGCTTTCCTTCCAATCAAGGCTCTTCCTACTGGTGATTCATTAGAAATCTTTTCTTCATATGGGTCTGCCTCAGCTGATCCAACTATAGTATATTGTATTTCTTCGTCAAACTCAATGTCTTTAACAGTTACTCTTGAACCTATGCTAACTACTTCTGCAGATATATCCTCATCATCTATTACTCTAGCATTTCTTAATGTTCTTTCAAGCTTTGCAATACGTTCCTCTAAACGAGCTTGTTCATTTTTAGCTTCATCATATTCTGAGTTCTCACTTATATCTCCAAAAGCTAATGCTTGTTTTATTCTATCGGCTACTTCTTTTCTTCTTACTGTTCTCAGCTCATCATATTCTTCTTCTATCTTTTTTAGCCCCTCAGCTGTTAAAAAGATCTCTCTCTCTGTCATTTCCCTCTCTCCTTTATAAAAGATTAGTAATATAAAAAACCTTTAAATTAATACGTATATTGTATAAGTTATATATTTATTTCAATGAATTATTCTACAAACCGCCATATAACGTATTTCGATCCATGCTAAACAAGAAGCACCGTAAGTTTCTTACAGTGCCTACCCTTTATTTATGATGACTATTATAATTTAGTAATCATTCATTGTCAAGAGTATATAGTACATATATTTACTTTAATAGAAACACAGAACTATTTCGGCTTTTACCATAATAAGTATCTACTAGTTCCTTAATACTATAGTCCTTATTATTGACCCTTATAGCTACTGGATTAATATTATCTTGTGTTTTTATTCCTTCATATATATAGGAAGGAATTTTATTGTCAAAAGAAAAAACTTCAGGATTACTTTTTAATATTCCATTATTGGCAAATAATAAATCTGTAATTATTATTAAATCCTTCCTGTTATTATTTACTTTTTTAAGTACTCTTCCTATACTAATATCTATTATAATTGCACCTCTCTTAATATTATAGGTATCCAAACTCACATCTGAAGTCATGTTTATAATTATATCAAAATTCTGAACTGTTCTATCTAATTTTCCCATGGTTTGAAGTGAGAGCCCTGTTTCACTTAAAACTTCTTTTTCTAGCTTTTCAACGAAAGTCATATCCCTGCTCATAATAGTCAAAAACCTCAAATATCTTGCCATATTTACTGTTAACTTTTTAGTTAACACTGTATTATCACTAATTATTATTATTTCTTTTTCATTCAATTGTCTTTTTCTTAATCTGCACATTTCTCTTAGTAAATATGGAATATGGTCTACAATCTCACTTCTGCCATTTAGAACCTTTAGTCCACAATTGTCTTCTATATCCTTTATATCTTCCTGTGAAAGTGTATGAATTTTTTCTGTTATCAAGCTTTTTGTGTTTTCTGTTTTTATTGTATTAATTGAGTTAATAAGCTGTGATATATAGTCTGACTTTGATAGATTTTTATATGTTACAAATATTCCAGCTGCACTTCCACAAGTTATACCTTTTTCTTTTACAAAATTGCATACTATTCTAGGCTTTATTCTCTTATGAAAGGCTAAAAAAATCTTATCAGATATGTGTTTTAGCATTCCTTTTTTTAAATAGTTCATGTAAGCATCTGGCTCTAAAACATATATAAAATTACCCTGACACCCTCCTATCCCCTTTCAATATTGAATTATTCAAAATATTATTTCTCCCCTTAAGATATTCTATTCTAGGTCTAAATCCTAGTTTGTCTAACATTTGGTCAAAATCCTTGCTTCCCATGTTTTCAGGATTTCTTCCAGATAGAGCTACTATCACTGCTTCCATTACATTTGTACCAAAAGATCTTCCATTTAGCTCAGGTGTGGTAGTAACTAAAAGCTCAACTCCTCTTTTTGATAATTCTTCAATATCGCTAGGTGTAATGGTGTTTGTAATTATTATTTTCCCTTCCATAGTATCTGGCATGTGTTTTTTTATATATAGATAATCTCCAGCTATAACATCGGCCTCGTGGAAAAATTTGTTAAACTTGTTGTTAGAATCATCAGTCTCTTGACTTTTTCCAGTAGGATATAGCATGTCAAATGGTAACTTTAGTAGCATTGGAGCAGCAACCCTTGCGATATTGTATAAGGTATTATATGACTTTATCCTTAAAGGTATTCCTAAGGCAAATATTATATCTCCGTATGTGATAATGCTGCCATGTTCTTCAAAAGCTGCTGCCATACCATATCTATCTAGTGCAGATGTAATCAGAACCTTTTTATTTTTTAAGTTTACAATATGTTCATCATTTATGAGTCTTATTATTCTTCTTTCTAGTGTGTCTTTCAAAAAAGTTCCATCTAAAACTGGTGTTATTGTCGCAGCTTGTTTTAGTGGAATTGAGTCCTTTATTATGTATCTTTTATCTTTACACCTTAAATAAATATCTATCCCACCTAGTCCAAATGCATCTACTTTACCATCCAGCTCTTTAATAAGCTGTATTGCTTTCTTCTTATCCCCGTCTGTTCCTATCCTTTCAATAATTATATCCTCTCCTAGCATACTAGTCTCTACTCTGTGATTCCTTTTAGAAGAACCTATACTAATACTAACTACTCTTTTCATCCCAATATCTCCCCTTATCAGTTTTCATTTATTAATTCTCTATATTTTATAAGCTCGTTCTCCATCTGTTCTCTATCTGTTATTGAATTTATTTTATTTTTCACCTCTGATGAATCCCTCATACCCTTAATATACCACGCAATATGCTTTCTCATCTCTTTAACTCCTATTCTTTCTCCTCTCAGATTGCATAATGCTCTTAAGTGCTTTAGACACATATCTATTCGTTCCGTTTGCGAAGGCAAGGGAAGGTTAATTCCTTCTTCTAATAAAGCCACTGTTCTCTTAAATATCCAAGGGTTTCCTCTACTCCCCCTTCCTATCATTATGGCATCACAGTTTGTCTCTTCAATCATTCTAAGCCCATCTTCAGGCGAACAAATATCCCCATTTCCTATAATGGGTATTGTAATAGCTTCTTTTACTTTTTTTATTATACTCCAATCAGCCTTACCAGAATAAAACTGTTCTCTAGTTCTACCATGGATTGCTATTGCACTGGCTCCGTTGTCTTCTATAATTTTAGCTACCTCAACTGCATTTATATTTGAATCATCCCATCCAGCTCTAATTTTTACTGTAACTGGCTTAATAGACACTGATGTAATACCTTTTACAATTTCTCCAATTTTCTTAGGCTCTTTCATAAGTGCGCTTCCATCTCCGTTTTTAACTATTTTAGGAGTTGGACACCCCATATTGATGTCAATAATATCTATATCATCTCTTTTGTTTAAATAATCATATGTAACACTTTTCATAACTTCTACATCAGACCCGAATATCTGTACTACTGAAGGCCTTTCTCTTTCATCTATTATCATAAGTTCTTCTGTTTTTTTATCTTTATAATAAAGCCCCTTTGCACTTACCATTTCACTATATGTAAGCCCTGCTCCCATCTCCTTGCATATAACTCTATAAACCACATCTGAAACTCCTGCCATAGGAGCTAAAAATACTCTGCCTTTTATTTCTATACTGCCTATCTTCATTTGTTCACTCTCCTTAACAAGCACAGAATTAATAAATTCTACATGTCTTTTATTTGATTTTTACTCCTATAGTATAACCCAAATAATACCTTGATTCTCAATATTCAGTCTCATAATAAAAACTTATTTCTCATTGTATTTGATCTATGCTGAAATTAACAAAATTTTTGCTTTAGTGGTACTGATATTACCGACAAAAAACAAGTAGCCAAGGCTACTTGTTTTTTTCGTATATTATTCTTAATCCTTCTAGAGTAAGTAACTTGTCTATTTTAGTTATGGTTTCTGACTCGCTCGCAATTAAGCTTGATAGTCCTCCCGTTGCTATTACTTCCTTTACTTCTCCATCCATTTCTGACTTCATTCTCTTGACTATATAATCTACTAATCCTACATAGCCATATGTTATTCCAGACTGCAAGCTATTTACTGTGTTTTTATTAATTATTTTTTCTGGTTTTGCTATCTCTATTTTAGGAAGTTTTGCAGTTTTTTGAAACAATGCTTCACTTGATATTATTATGCCAGGAGCTATAGTGCCTCCTTCGTACTCTCCGTCCTTGGATATGGCGCAAAAGGTTGTAGCTGTCCCGAAGTCAACTATAATCAACGGACCACCATATTTTTCATATGCTGCAACTGCATTTACTATTCTATCTGCTCCCACTTCTCTAGGATTATCATATTTAATATTTATACCAGTTTTTATTCCAGGCCCTACTATTAAAGCTTCTTTATTTAGGTACTTTATACTCATAGCTTGTAGTGTGTGCATTAGATTAGGGACAACAGATGATATTATGACCCCCTCCACATCGTCTATATTTAGCTCATTATATCTAAATAACTGGTCTAAAATAATCCCATATTCATCTGAAGTCTTATCCTTATCAGTTGAAATTCTCCAGTCTTTAAGCAACCTTTCGCCTTGAAAGACTCCAAGCACTGCATTTGTATTTCCTACGTCACATACTAAAATCATTTCAACACCTACTTTGTAGTATATAGTTCATAATCTATATAAATTATTTTAGTTTAGATTGTTTTCTCATTCCTAGTATTACACTTGTAACTATTATGACAGCAATTATAATTTCAGGTATTCCGTTAGCTATACCTATTCCCATAATTACTTTTCCTACTGAGTCAGGATCTCCTCCAAGCTTTTCCACAAACCATCTACCATATAATAGGTAAATCATTCCTAGAACACCTACAGTATTGGTTAGGGTTCCCATTATAGTGCCTATCATTATATCTAAAGCATTATGATTAAGTTTTTTATAGGACAGCCACCCAATGAATAAAGTGAAAAGCACTAAAGCTCCACTAAACACCAAGCTTCCTGTACCTATACCTCCTGAT
The nucleotide sequence above comes from Proteiniborus sp. DW1. Encoded proteins:
- the lysS gene encoding lysine--tRNA ligase gives rise to the protein MINEENNLSELLLIRREKLKHLREIGKDPFLIEKYNVTDYSSRIKENFEEMEGKEVSIAGRIMTKRGHGKASFADVQDSQGRIQVFVKVDVVGQEEYELFSTYDIGDIVGVEGEVFKTKTGEISIKAKKITLLSKSLQILPEKFHGLKDPDLRYRQRYVDLIMNPEVKQTFIKRNKIIKAIRRFLDERGYLEVETPILTTVAGGAAARPFLTHHNTLDLDMQLRIANELYLKRLIVGGFDKVYEMGKMFRNEGISIKHNPEFTNIELYSAYEDYEDMMRITEELVAYCAEEVNGSTLVEYQGTEIDFKPPWRRASMHDLVKEKTGVDFYGLESDEEARKVAKEQLHLEVEGHMTKGHLVNLAFEEFCEKDLVQPTFVLHHPVEVSPLAKRNPYNPLITNRFEAFVNTWEIANAFSELNDPIDQKQRFEEQLKQRESGDEEAHPMDEDFVNALEVGLPPTGGLGIGVDRLIMLLTNSASIRDIILFPTMKPIEK
- the greA gene encoding transcription elongation factor GreA — its product is MTEREIFLTAEGLKKIEEEYDELRTVRRKEVADRIKQALAFGDISENSEYDEAKNEQARLEERIAKLERTLRNARVIDDEDISAEVVSIGSRVTVKDIEFDEEIQYTIVGSAEADPYEEKISNESPVGRALIGRKAGDIVEVQVPDGVIKYEIVSISR
- a CDS encoding quinate 5-dehydrogenase is translated as MKRVVSISIGSSKRNHRVETSMLGEDIIIERIGTDGDKKKAIQLIKELDGKVDAFGLGGIDIYLRCKDKRYIIKDSIPLKQAATITPVLDGTFLKDTLERRIIRLINDEHIVNLKNKKVLITSALDRYGMAAAFEEHGSIITYGDIIFALGIPLRIKSYNTLYNIARVAAPMLLKLPFDMLYPTGKSQETDDSNNKFNKFFHEADVIAGDYLYIKKHMPDTMEGKIIITNTITPSDIEELSKRGVELLVTTTPELNGRSFGTNVMEAVIVALSGRNPENMGSKDFDQMLDKLGFRPRIEYLKGRNNILNNSILKGDRRVSG
- the dusB gene encoding tRNA dihydrouridine synthase DusB; its protein translation is MKIGSIEIKGRVFLAPMAGVSDVVYRVICKEMGAGLTYSEMVSAKGLYYKDKKTEELMIIDERERPSVVQIFGSDVEVMKSVTYDYLNKRDDIDIIDINMGCPTPKIVKNGDGSALMKEPKKIGEIVKGITSVSIKPVTVKIRAGWDDSNINAVEVAKIIEDNGASAIAIHGRTREQFYSGKADWSIIKKVKEAITIPIIGNGDICSPEDGLRMIEETNCDAIMIGRGSRGNPWIFKRTVALLEEGINLPLPSQTERIDMCLKHLRALCNLRGERIGVKEMRKHIAWYIKGMRDSSEVKNKINSITDREQMENELIKYRELINEN
- a CDS encoding type III pantothenate kinase, producing MILVCDVGNTNAVLGVFQGERLLKDWRISTDKDKTSDEYGIILDQLFRYNELNIDDVEGVIISSVVPNLMHTLQAMSIKYLNKEALIVGPGIKTGINIKYDNPREVGADRIVNAVAAYEKYGGPLIIVDFGTATTFCAISKDGEYEGGTIAPGIIISSEALFQKTAKLPKIEIAKPEKIINKNTVNSLQSGITYGYVGLVDYIVKRMKSEMDGEVKEVIATGGLSSLIASESETITKIDKLLTLEGLRIIYEKNK